One genomic window of Microbacterium testaceum StLB037 includes the following:
- a CDS encoding membrane protein produces the protein MPRPRRITLRSVARGALALLLVGAGVSHLTWGRRGYRIVVPEWATRMLHTDKDAIVVASGAVEMLLGTALIALPRERGRIGAAIATFFVAVFPGNVHQWRTGRSAPGLNTDRARFVRLFLQVPLVAWAWWATRRP, from the coding sequence ATGCCACGCCCTCGACGTATCACCCTCCGTTCCGTCGCACGCGGCGCCCTGGCCCTGCTGCTGGTCGGTGCCGGCGTCAGCCACCTCACCTGGGGGCGTCGCGGATACCGCATCGTCGTGCCGGAGTGGGCGACGCGGATGCTCCACACCGACAAGGACGCCATCGTCGTGGCATCCGGGGCCGTCGAGATGCTGCTCGGCACCGCGCTGATCGCCCTCCCGCGGGAACGCGGGCGCATCGGCGCGGCGATCGCGACGTTCTTCGTCGCGGTGTTCCCGGGCAATGTGCACCAGTGGCGCACGGGACGCTCGGCTCCCGGGCTGAACACCGATCGCGCGCGGTTCGTCCGGCTGTTCCTGCAGGTCCCGCTCGTCGCGTGGGCCTGGTGGGCGACGCGACGGCCCTGA
- a CDS encoding RecQ family ATP-dependent DNA helicase yields the protein MNAPATLEQSARTAREVFGWDDLLPGQAEAIDAVVSGRDTLVVFPTGAGKSAVYQIAGCELGGTTVVISPLLALQRDQIDSIDAAPDAPAAVALNSRTSASARQAAWAAIEGDDAVYAFLAPEQLANPEVFDRLAHADVRLVVVDEAHCVSAWGHDFRPDYARIGDAVEALGHPPVLALTATASAPVRDDIVASLGMRDPHLEVRGMDRPEIHMAVRRHEHDVDKRRAVLADVQDADGPALLYVATRKATELYADELRDLGLRAAAYHGAMAQKRRDEVHSAWSAGELDVVVATSAFGMGVDKSDVRLVVHADVTESLDAYAQEIGRAARDGQPARAILHYRAEDFSLRSFFAGGHTKRADIAGVWDELRRAKKPLRAKDVAEKSGRPARAIGRVLNQLVACGLAVSGAEGVSVQKKVSAGDAVSAVRERDEAEERIRASRIEIMRGYAETTHCRRRALLEYFGVESPASCGSCDRCDAGAVAPVAAEEAVDDGGIRIDSLVAHAEFGPGTVMGIEDDRLTVFFPEHGYKVLARAAFENGILELGEAA from the coding sequence GTGAACGCACCCGCCACCCTCGAACAGTCCGCCCGTACCGCCCGCGAGGTGTTCGGCTGGGACGACCTGCTGCCCGGCCAGGCCGAGGCGATCGACGCGGTCGTGAGCGGGCGTGACACGCTCGTGGTGTTCCCGACGGGCGCGGGCAAGTCGGCGGTGTACCAGATCGCGGGATGCGAGCTGGGCGGAACGACGGTGGTGATCTCGCCGCTGCTGGCGCTGCAGCGCGACCAGATCGACTCGATCGACGCCGCTCCCGACGCGCCCGCCGCGGTCGCCCTCAACTCCCGGACGAGCGCCTCGGCACGTCAGGCTGCGTGGGCGGCTATCGAGGGCGACGACGCCGTCTACGCGTTCCTCGCCCCCGAGCAGCTCGCCAACCCCGAGGTCTTCGACCGCCTCGCGCACGCCGACGTGCGGCTCGTCGTCGTCGACGAGGCGCACTGCGTGTCGGCCTGGGGCCACGACTTCCGCCCCGACTATGCCCGCATCGGCGACGCCGTCGAGGCCCTCGGGCATCCGCCCGTCCTGGCGCTCACGGCCACGGCATCCGCTCCCGTGCGCGACGACATCGTCGCGAGCCTCGGTATGCGCGATCCGCACCTCGAGGTGCGCGGCATGGATCGCCCCGAGATCCACATGGCCGTCCGCCGCCACGAGCACGACGTCGACAAGCGCCGCGCCGTCCTCGCCGATGTTCAGGATGCCGACGGCCCCGCGTTGCTGTACGTCGCCACGCGCAAAGCCACCGAGCTGTACGCCGACGAGCTGCGGGACCTCGGTCTCCGGGCCGCCGCGTACCACGGTGCGATGGCACAGAAGCGGCGCGACGAGGTCCACTCCGCGTGGAGCGCGGGAGAGCTCGACGTGGTCGTGGCGACCTCGGCCTTCGGCATGGGGGTCGACAAGAGCGACGTGCGCCTGGTGGTGCACGCCGATGTCACCGAGTCGCTGGACGCCTACGCGCAGGAGATCGGCCGCGCGGCGCGCGACGGACAGCCGGCCCGGGCGATCCTGCACTACCGGGCCGAGGACTTCTCGCTGCGATCGTTCTTCGCCGGCGGCCACACGAAGCGCGCCGACATCGCGGGCGTCTGGGACGAACTGCGACGGGCGAAGAAGCCGCTCCGCGCGAAGGACGTCGCCGAGAAGAGCGGTCGGCCGGCCCGAGCCATCGGGCGCGTGCTCAACCAGCTCGTCGCGTGCGGTCTCGCTGTGTCGGGCGCCGAGGGCGTCTCGGTGCAGAAGAAGGTCTCCGCCGGCGACGCCGTCTCCGCCGTGCGCGAGCGAGACGAGGCCGAGGAGCGGATCCGCGCCTCGCGCATCGAGATCATGCGCGGGTACGCCGAGACCACCCACTGCCGTCGACGCGCGCTGCTGGAGTACTTCGGCGTCGAGAGCCCGGCATCCTGCGGGTCCTGCGATCGATGCGACGCCGGGGCGGTCGCGCCGGTCGCAGCCGAGGAAGCGGTCGACGACGGCGGGATCCGCATCGACTCGCTCGTCGCGCATGCGGAGTTCGGACCGGGCACGGTCATGGGGATCGAAGACGACCGACTCACGGTCTTCTTCCCCGAGCACGGCTACAAGGTCCTCGCACGCGCGGCGTTCGAGAACGGCATCCTGGAGCTCGGCGAAGCGGCGTAG
- a CDS encoding ATP-dependent DNA ligase, whose product MLFGDIETALAAVTSTRSRLAKVDALAALLRELEPDEIGPAVGLLTAAPRQGRLGVGWRTLASRGGAHVPAPALTIGEIDEAFSRLVEVGGTGSAAVRTALLDELASRATASEWQLLIRIMTGELRTGALEGVLLDAIARAADRDGAAVRRAAMLSGDLGETAVLALTGTIDDLTAVGLVVGRGVQPMLASTAATVAEALDAAGRASVEYKLDGARVQVHRHGDEVRVFTRTLADVTHRVPEIVEVARSLPVDDVILDGETLSLDEDGAPRPFQETMARFGAETAREIALRPWFFDILHVDGRDLIDEPLAARLDELERVAGEYRIPALMTDDPEAADAFARAALQAGHEGVMVKGLDAAYSAGRRGKSWLKVKPVHTFDLVVLGVERGSGRRADWLSNLHLGARDPDGVFGEPGGFVMVGKTFKGLTDELLRWQTAHFAERATGEVPGGIRVVPDTVVEIAIDGVQRSVRYPGGVALRFARVKAYRSDKPASEADTIATLRAMLPGGGVGAAADDPSGGLDERTIS is encoded by the coding sequence ATGCTCTTCGGCGACATCGAAACGGCCCTCGCGGCGGTGACGAGCACGCGCTCACGTCTGGCCAAAGTCGATGCGCTCGCGGCGCTCCTCCGCGAACTCGAGCCGGACGAGATCGGACCGGCGGTCGGACTGCTGACCGCGGCGCCCCGTCAGGGCCGTCTGGGTGTGGGGTGGCGCACCCTCGCGTCGCGTGGCGGAGCCCACGTCCCCGCGCCCGCGCTGACCATCGGCGAGATCGACGAGGCCTTCTCCCGCCTGGTCGAGGTCGGGGGAACGGGCTCGGCCGCGGTCCGCACGGCCCTCCTCGACGAGCTGGCCTCGAGGGCGACCGCGAGCGAGTGGCAGCTCCTCATCCGGATCATGACGGGCGAGCTGCGCACCGGTGCCCTCGAGGGAGTCCTCCTGGATGCCATCGCCCGGGCCGCCGACCGCGACGGCGCCGCGGTGCGCCGTGCGGCCATGCTCTCGGGCGACCTGGGCGAGACCGCCGTCCTCGCCCTGACCGGTACGATCGACGACCTCACCGCCGTCGGACTCGTGGTCGGCCGCGGCGTGCAGCCCATGCTGGCCTCCACCGCCGCGACGGTCGCCGAGGCCCTGGATGCCGCGGGCCGCGCCTCCGTCGAGTACAAGCTCGACGGCGCGCGCGTCCAGGTGCACCGACACGGTGACGAGGTCCGCGTGTTCACCCGCACCCTCGCCGACGTCACGCATCGCGTCCCGGAGATCGTCGAGGTGGCGCGCTCGCTCCCGGTCGACGACGTGATCCTCGACGGAGAGACGCTCTCGCTCGACGAGGACGGTGCCCCTCGCCCGTTCCAAGAAACGATGGCGCGGTTCGGAGCCGAGACGGCCCGCGAGATCGCGCTGCGGCCGTGGTTCTTCGACATCCTGCACGTCGACGGTCGCGACCTCATCGACGAGCCTCTCGCGGCACGACTCGACGAGCTCGAGCGCGTCGCGGGGGAGTACCGCATCCCCGCGCTGATGACCGACGACCCCGAGGCCGCGGACGCCTTCGCCCGAGCGGCTCTGCAAGCCGGGCACGAGGGGGTCATGGTGAAGGGACTCGACGCGGCGTACTCCGCCGGCCGGCGCGGGAAGAGCTGGCTCAAGGTCAAGCCCGTGCACACCTTCGACCTGGTGGTGCTCGGCGTCGAGCGGGGATCGGGACGCCGCGCCGACTGGCTCTCGAATCTGCATCTCGGCGCGCGCGATCCCGACGGCGTGTTCGGGGAGCCCGGCGGTTTCGTGATGGTGGGGAAGACGTTCAAGGGACTCACCGACGAACTTCTCCGGTGGCAGACGGCGCACTTCGCGGAGCGGGCGACGGGAGAGGTGCCCGGTGGCATCCGCGTCGTCCCGGACACGGTGGTCGAGATCGCGATCGACGGGGTGCAGCGCTCGGTGCGGTACCCCGGCGGTGTCGCCCTGCGCTTCGCCCGCGTCAAGGCCTACCGCTCCGACAAGCCGGCGAGCGAGGCGGACACGATCGCGACCCTGCGGGCGATGCTGCCGGGCGGTGGCGTCGGCGCCGCGGCCGACGATCCGTCGGGTGGTCTCGACGAAAGGACGATCTCATGA
- a CDS encoding NYN domain-containing protein: MPDTLSPRVAVYLDFDNIVMSWYDRVHGRNAYSRDRQKIAENPMDPEIAERLTKATIDVGAVIDYAASFGTLVLTRAYADWSAPVNAEYRSQLVARAVDLVQLFPAAAYAKNGADIRLAVDAVEDMFRLPDLTHVVIVAGDSDYVPLAQRCKRLGRYVVGVGVAGSTAKSLAAACDRFDSYDSLPGIPNLAETKKDAAPSRPRARKRSKDPAVDLLDRAMQLEGERADGEWLHASAVKDLMKRLDPSFSEKALGFRSFSDFLKAQTEHVEVDEESNVVQVKAVARG, from the coding sequence ATGCCCGATACGCTGAGCCCCCGCGTCGCCGTCTATCTCGATTTCGACAACATCGTCATGTCCTGGTACGACCGGGTGCACGGGCGCAACGCCTACTCGCGCGACCGGCAGAAGATCGCCGAGAACCCGATGGACCCCGAGATCGCCGAACGTCTCACCAAGGCCACGATCGACGTCGGTGCCGTGATCGATTACGCGGCGTCGTTCGGCACGCTCGTGCTCACGCGCGCCTACGCCGACTGGTCGGCACCGGTGAACGCCGAGTATCGCTCGCAACTCGTCGCTCGCGCGGTCGACCTCGTGCAGCTCTTCCCCGCGGCGGCGTACGCGAAGAACGGCGCCGACATCCGGCTGGCGGTGGATGCCGTGGAGGACATGTTCCGCCTCCCAGATCTGACGCACGTCGTCATCGTGGCGGGCGACAGCGACTACGTTCCCCTCGCCCAGCGCTGCAAGCGACTCGGCCGGTACGTGGTGGGCGTCGGCGTGGCCGGCTCGACCGCGAAGTCCCTCGCCGCCGCGTGCGACCGCTTCGACTCGTACGACTCCCTCCCCGGCATCCCGAATCTGGCGGAGACCAAGAAGGATGCCGCGCCGTCACGGCCCCGGGCCCGCAAGCGCTCGAAAGACCCGGCGGTGGACCTCCTCGACCGGGCGATGCAGCTCGAGGGCGAGCGCGCCGACGGCGAGTGGCTGCACGCCTCCGCGGTGAAGGACCTCATGAAGCGCCTTGACCCCTCGTTCAGCGAGAAGGCGCTCGGCTTCCGCAGCTTCTCGGACTTCCTCAAGGCGCAGACCGAGCACGTCGAGGTCGACGAGGAGTCGAACGTCGTGCAGGTGAAGGCGGTCGCCCGGGGCTGA
- a CDS encoding Gfo/Idh/MocA family protein, which yields MTGLHWGILATGGIAHAFTSDLRTAGLDVAAVGSRRIESAREFAAQYDIPHAHGSYEELVSDPTVDIVYIATPHPGHVDNALLALDHGKHVLVEKPFTLNETEAAIIRDRAAEKGLLAMEAMWTRYLPHMVRIREIIAAGTLGEIRVVSADHTQKISTDPTHRLNALELGGGALLDLGIYPISFAVDVLGLPESVSAVARLSDAGSDAEVATVFVHRDGALSTTVSSSRAAGANTAQIVGTEARIEIDRVWYTPTSFRVVTPDGDVVEEFTTSIEGRGMQFQAEAAERFVAAGATSSDVLPIDETVAIMGVLDEVRRQIGVVYPGER from the coding sequence ATGACCGGACTGCATTGGGGCATCCTCGCCACGGGGGGCATCGCCCACGCCTTCACCTCCGACCTCCGCACGGCGGGCCTCGACGTCGCCGCCGTCGGCTCGCGCCGCATCGAGAGCGCGCGCGAGTTCGCCGCGCAGTACGACATCCCGCACGCGCACGGCTCTTACGAAGAGCTGGTGAGCGACCCGACGGTGGACATCGTCTACATCGCCACCCCGCACCCCGGCCACGTCGACAATGCGCTGCTCGCCCTCGACCACGGCAAGCACGTCCTCGTCGAGAAGCCGTTCACCCTCAACGAGACCGAGGCCGCGATCATCCGCGACCGCGCCGCCGAGAAGGGCCTGCTCGCCATGGAGGCGATGTGGACGCGCTACCTGCCGCACATGGTGCGCATCCGCGAAATCATCGCCGCGGGGACCCTCGGCGAGATCCGCGTCGTCTCGGCCGACCACACGCAGAAGATCTCGACCGACCCCACGCACCGCCTCAACGCGCTGGAACTCGGGGGCGGTGCCCTGCTCGACCTCGGCATCTACCCGATCTCGTTCGCGGTCGACGTGCTCGGCCTGCCCGAGAGCGTCTCGGCGGTGGCCCGCCTCTCCGACGCCGGCAGCGACGCCGAGGTCGCCACGGTGTTCGTCCATCGCGACGGCGCCCTCTCGACCACGGTGTCGTCGTCGCGTGCCGCTGGCGCGAACACCGCGCAGATCGTCGGCACCGAGGCCCGCATCGAGATCGACCGGGTCTGGTACACCCCGACGTCGTTCCGCGTGGTGACGCCCGACGGCGACGTGGTCGAGGAGTTCACGACCTCGATCGAGGGACGCGGGATGCAGTTCCAGGCCGAGGCCGCGGAACGCTTCGTCGCGGCCGGTGCGACCTCGAGCGACGTCCTGCCGATCGACGAGACCGTCGCCATCATGGGCGTGCTCGACGAGGTGCGCCGGCAGATCGGCGTGGTCTACCCCGGGGAGCGCTGA
- a CDS encoding M20/M25/M40 family metallo-hydrolase, whose protein sequence is MTPVERFRELLRIPTVSRVDLAEVDTARFDEFHAALERLYPLTHARLEREVVAGHSLLYRWVGASPESPLVLLAHQDVVPVDGQPWRHPPFDAVVEGEGAETAIYARGAIDDKGALVAILEAVEEALRDGVEPRTDVWLAFGHDEETRGTGAQAMAALLEERGVRPALVVDEGGAVVEGALPGVAAPTAMIGVAERGVASFDLVTREAGGHASTPPRLPATARLARAIDRVHRRPFPLRLAGPVRAMLGTAAAHSREPFRTLFRRTAVSAPLVTAAFSRLGPETNALVRTTAVVTRLEGAAGENVLATTARATVNVRLLTGDTLSDVAVHLRRAVADPLVDIELRRGGDPSPVSPWQGEAWRRLATAVVTTLGDDVVPLPYLQLGASDSRFYTGLTPHVYRFAPFHLTRPERDALHAPDERIRVDSWLRGIRFYRALLES, encoded by the coding sequence ATGACGCCCGTCGAGCGCTTCCGCGAGCTGTTGCGCATCCCCACCGTCTCCCGCGTCGACCTCGCCGAGGTCGACACCGCCCGGTTCGACGAGTTCCACGCGGCGCTCGAACGGCTCTACCCCCTCACCCACGCGCGCCTCGAGCGCGAGGTCGTCGCCGGCCATTCCCTCCTGTACCGGTGGGTCGGCGCATCGCCCGAGTCGCCGCTGGTCCTCCTCGCGCACCAGGACGTCGTCCCGGTCGACGGGCAGCCCTGGCGGCATCCGCCCTTCGACGCCGTCGTCGAGGGGGAGGGCGCCGAGACGGCGATATATGCCCGCGGCGCCATAGACGACAAAGGAGCACTGGTGGCGATCCTCGAGGCGGTCGAGGAGGCGCTCCGCGACGGCGTCGAGCCGCGCACCGACGTCTGGCTGGCGTTCGGCCACGACGAGGAGACCCGCGGCACCGGCGCTCAGGCGATGGCCGCGCTGCTCGAGGAGCGCGGCGTCCGCCCCGCGCTCGTGGTCGACGAGGGCGGCGCCGTGGTCGAGGGCGCGCTCCCCGGCGTCGCCGCCCCGACCGCGATGATCGGGGTGGCCGAGCGCGGGGTCGCCAGCTTCGACCTCGTGACCCGCGAAGCCGGCGGCCACGCCTCGACCCCGCCGCGGCTGCCCGCGACGGCCCGGCTCGCTCGGGCGATCGACCGCGTGCACCGCCGCCCGTTCCCGCTCCGGCTCGCGGGCCCCGTCCGCGCGATGCTCGGCACCGCCGCGGCTCACAGCCGAGAACCCTTCCGCACCCTCTTCCGACGGACCGCGGTCTCCGCCCCGCTCGTCACGGCCGCGTTCTCCCGCCTCGGTCCCGAGACGAACGCCCTCGTGCGCACGACCGCCGTCGTCACCCGACTCGAGGGTGCGGCGGGCGAAAACGTCCTCGCCACCACCGCCCGCGCGACCGTGAACGTGCGCCTCCTCACCGGCGACACGCTCTCCGACGTCGCCGTCCACCTGCGTCGCGCGGTCGCGGATCCGCTGGTCGACATCGAACTGCGCAGAGGGGGAGACCCCTCTCCGGTGTCTCCGTGGCAGGGCGAGGCGTGGCGTCGTTTGGCGACCGCCGTCGTCACGACGCTGGGCGATGACGTCGTCCCCCTGCCGTATCTGCAGCTCGGGGCGAGCGACAGCCGCTTCTACACCGGTCTCACCCCGCACGTGTATCGCTTCGCCCCGTTCCACCTCACCCGCCCGGAGCGGGACGCGCTGCACGCGCCGGACGAGCGCATCCGCGTGGACTCCTGGCTCCGCGGCATCCGGTTCTATCGGGCTCTCCTCGAATCCTGA
- a CDS encoding LacI family DNA-binding transcriptional regulator, whose product MSETDLPDATGRAPSIRDVARLAGVSYQTVSRVINNSPQLRPETAARVRSAIAELKFVPNQAARALATSRSRLIGVLGPRATTFGVATMIQAVESAARAAGYRLTVTSLVTSAPDDVRASIDHLMQQSVEGLIAVAPQTRVVPILDELQLPVPVQIVSSTGSTASFNDQIAGARAAVRHLIDLGHNRILHIAGPRDWIEADHRMRGYLAEMDANDLSPRPPVLGDWTAQFGYEAGLELLRTEDATAVFAGNDHMALGFMHAVRDIGRSVPDDIAVVGFDDVPESAHLWPPLTTVRQDFFGIGRRAVWDLLRAVGETGGEEVAPEPDHLRLIVRSSTAPPSR is encoded by the coding sequence ATGAGCGAGACCGACCTTCCGGATGCCACGGGCCGGGCCCCCAGCATCCGCGACGTCGCGCGTCTCGCCGGGGTGTCGTACCAGACGGTCTCGCGCGTCATCAACAACAGCCCCCAGCTGCGTCCCGAGACGGCCGCGCGGGTGCGTTCCGCGATCGCCGAGCTGAAGTTCGTGCCGAACCAGGCCGCTCGCGCCCTGGCCACGAGTCGCTCGCGATTGATCGGGGTGCTCGGGCCCCGCGCGACGACGTTCGGCGTGGCCACGATGATCCAGGCGGTCGAATCCGCCGCGCGCGCCGCCGGCTACCGCCTCACCGTGACGAGCCTCGTGACGAGTGCGCCGGACGACGTCCGGGCCTCGATCGACCACCTCATGCAGCAGTCCGTCGAGGGGCTCATCGCCGTGGCCCCGCAGACCCGGGTCGTCCCGATCCTGGACGAGCTGCAGCTTCCGGTCCCGGTGCAGATCGTCTCGTCGACCGGCTCGACGGCGTCGTTCAACGATCAGATCGCGGGGGCCCGCGCGGCGGTGCGCCACCTCATCGACCTCGGGCACAATCGCATCCTGCACATCGCGGGTCCGCGCGACTGGATCGAAGCCGACCACCGGATGCGGGGTTATCTCGCCGAGATGGATGCCAACGACCTCTCGCCGCGTCCCCCCGTCCTCGGCGACTGGACGGCGCAGTTCGGCTACGAGGCGGGTCTGGAGCTCTTGCGCACCGAGGATGCGACGGCGGTGTTCGCGGGCAACGACCATATGGCGCTCGGGTTCATGCATGCCGTGCGGGACATCGGTCGGTCCGTGCCGGACGACATCGCGGTGGTGGGCTTCGACGACGTGCCCGAGTCGGCGCACCTCTGGCCGCCGCTCACGACCGTCCGTCAGGACTTCTTCGGGATCGGGCGACGCGCCGTGTGGGATCTGCTGCGTGCGGTGGGGGAGACCGGGGGCGAGGAGGTCGCGCCCGAGCCCGACCACCTGCGCCTCATCGTGCGGTCGTCCACCGCACCGCCGAGTCGCTGA
- the chvE gene encoding multiple monosaccharide ABC transporter substrate-binding protein produces the protein MLKTIAGVGVLALGIGLAGCAGDRTGNSGGGEQEAGGTIGVAMPTQQSERWIADGNNVKSQLEELGYQVDLQYANDDIPTQVSQIENMITTGAKALIIASIDGTTLTDVLQQAKDANIPVIAYDRLINGTENVDYYTTFDNYKVGVQQATSLLTGLGVLDASGKETGATGPFNIELFAGSPDDNNATFFWNGAMDTLKPYMDKGVLVVPSGQTEFGQAAILRWLPETAQKRMENILTVIGGTKLNGVLSPYDGLSIGIISALTSGGYSADALPVITGQDAEAGSIKSIIAGEQYSTIFKDTRELAKQAVTMVDDIRKGETPETNDTTTYDNGKKVVPSYLLQSTIVTKDNYKEVLVDSGYYTEADLK, from the coding sequence ATGCTCAAGACCATCGCCGGGGTGGGCGTCCTCGCGCTCGGCATCGGCCTGGCCGGTTGCGCGGGAGACCGCACGGGCAACAGCGGCGGCGGCGAGCAGGAGGCCGGCGGCACGATCGGTGTCGCCATGCCGACCCAGCAGTCGGAGCGGTGGATCGCCGACGGCAACAACGTCAAGTCGCAGCTCGAGGAGCTCGGCTACCAGGTCGACCTGCAGTACGCGAACGACGACATCCCCACGCAGGTCTCCCAGATCGAGAACATGATCACCACGGGCGCCAAGGCCCTGATCATCGCCTCGATCGACGGCACCACGCTCACCGACGTCCTGCAGCAGGCCAAGGACGCGAACATCCCCGTCATCGCGTACGACCGCCTCATCAACGGCACCGAGAACGTCGACTACTACACGACCTTCGACAACTACAAGGTCGGCGTGCAGCAGGCGACCTCGCTCCTCACGGGCCTGGGTGTCCTCGACGCCTCGGGCAAGGAGACGGGCGCCACCGGTCCCTTCAACATCGAGCTGTTCGCCGGTAGCCCCGACGACAACAACGCCACGTTCTTCTGGAACGGCGCAATGGACACGCTGAAGCCCTACATGGACAAGGGCGTGCTCGTGGTCCCCTCGGGCCAGACCGAGTTCGGCCAGGCGGCCATCCTCCGCTGGCTGCCGGAGACGGCGCAGAAGCGCATGGAGAACATCCTCACCGTCATCGGCGGCACCAAGCTCAACGGTGTCCTGTCGCCTTACGACGGCCTGTCGATCGGCATCATCTCCGCCCTCACCTCGGGCGGCTACTCGGCCGACGCGCTCCCCGTCATCACGGGCCAGGACGCCGAGGCCGGCTCGATCAAGTCGATCATCGCCGGTGAGCAGTACTCGACGATCTTCAAGGACACGCGCGAGCTCGCCAAGCAGGCCGTGACCATGGTCGACGACATCCGCAAGGGCGAGACCCCCGAGACGAACGACACCACGACGTACGACAACGGCAAGAAGGTCGTCCCCTCGTACCTCCTGCAGTCGACGATCGTCACCAAGGACAACTACAAGGAAGTCCTCGTCGACAGCGGTTACTACACCGAGGCCGACCTCAAGTAA
- the mmsA gene encoding multiple monosaccharide ABC transporter ATP-binding protein — protein MRSITKEFPGVIALADVSLTVERGTVHAICGENGAGKSTLMKVLSGVYPAGDYRGEIVFDGNTVEFKDIRDSESAGIVIIHQELALSPYLSIAENIFLGNEITHRGLIDWDATNREAAKLLARVGLGDSPDVPVNEIGVGKQQLVEIAKALSKDVKLLILDEPTAALNDDDSEHLLDLIRHLKGQGITCIIISHKLNEIRAIADEVTIIRDGRTIETLDVATGGTSEDRIIRGMVGRELENRYPDRDVEIGEEVLRIEDWNVSHPTDASRTVIHNANLTVRAGEVVGIAGLMGAGRTELAMSVFGKSFGSRISGNVYVRGQKVDTSTVPAAIRSGLAYVTEDRKGAGLNLIDTIKRNISIAGMRKLVKGGFVDGDEEYLVANRYRKSMNIKAPSVDVVVGKLSGGNQQKVVLSQWLFSDPEVLILDEPTRGIDVGAKYEIYTIINSLAAQGKGVLVISSELPELLGICDRIYTLSEGHITGQLPIEEATPEALMVLMTKEKEADHVSA, from the coding sequence ATGCGCTCGATCACCAAGGAGTTCCCCGGCGTCATCGCGCTCGCCGACGTGTCGTTGACCGTCGAGCGCGGAACGGTCCACGCCATCTGTGGCGAGAACGGCGCCGGCAAGTCCACTCTCATGAAGGTGCTCAGCGGTGTGTACCCCGCGGGCGACTACCGCGGCGAGATCGTCTTCGACGGCAACACCGTCGAGTTCAAAGACATCCGCGACAGCGAGTCGGCCGGCATCGTCATCATCCACCAGGAGCTCGCGCTGAGCCCCTACCTCTCGATCGCCGAGAACATCTTCCTGGGCAACGAGATCACCCACCGTGGACTCATCGACTGGGATGCCACGAACCGCGAAGCCGCGAAGCTTCTCGCGCGCGTGGGCCTCGGCGACAGCCCCGACGTGCCCGTCAACGAGATCGGCGTCGGCAAGCAGCAGCTCGTCGAGATCGCGAAGGCCCTCTCGAAGGACGTCAAGCTCCTCATCCTCGACGAGCCGACCGCGGCCCTGAACGACGACGACTCGGAGCACCTGCTCGACCTGATCCGCCACCTCAAGGGCCAGGGGATCACCTGCATCATCATCAGCCACAAGCTCAACGAGATCCGCGCCATCGCCGACGAGGTCACGATCATCCGTGACGGTCGCACGATCGAGACGCTCGACGTCGCCACGGGCGGCACGAGCGAGGACCGCATCATCCGCGGGATGGTCGGACGCGAGCTCGAGAACCGCTACCCCGATCGTGATGTCGAGATCGGCGAAGAGGTCCTGCGCATCGAGGACTGGAACGTCAGCCACCCCACGGATGCCAGCCGCACCGTCATCCACAACGCGAACCTCACGGTGCGCGCCGGTGAAGTCGTCGGCATCGCCGGCCTCATGGGCGCCGGTCGTACCGAGCTCGCGATGAGCGTGTTCGGCAAGAGCTTCGGCTCGCGCATCTCCGGCAACGTCTACGTGCGCGGACAGAAGGTCGACACCTCGACCGTTCCCGCCGCCATCCGCAGCGGACTGGCGTACGTGACCGAGGACCGCAAGGGCGCCGGTCTCAACCTCATCGACACGATCAAGCGCAACATCTCGATCGCCGGGATGCGCAAGCTCGTCAAGGGCGGGTTCGTCGACGGTGACGAGGAGTACCTCGTCGCCAACCGCTACCGCAAGTCGATGAACATCAAGGCGCCGAGCGTCGACGTGGTCGTCGGGAAGCTCTCCGGCGGCAACCAGCAGAAGGTCGTGCTGTCGCAGTGGCTCTTCTCCGACCCCGAGGTGCTCATCCTCGACGAGCCCACCCGCGGCATCGACGTCGGCGCGAAGTACGAGATCTACACGATCATCAACTCCCTCGCGGCGCAGGGGAAGGGCGTGCTGGTGATCTCCTCGGAGCTCCCCGAGCTGCTCGGCATCTGCGACCGCATCTACACCCTCAGCGAAGGCCACATCACCGGCCAGCTGCCCATCGAAGAGGCCACTCCCGAGGCACTCATGGTGCTCATGACGAAGGAAAAGGAAGCCGACCATGTCAGCGCTTGA